One genomic segment of Syngnathus typhle isolate RoL2023-S1 ecotype Sweden linkage group LG8, RoL_Styp_1.0, whole genome shotgun sequence includes these proteins:
- the nckap1 gene encoding nck-associated protein 1 isoform X1, which yields MSRGVIQPSQQKLAEKLTILNDRGIGMLTRVYNIKKACGDPKAKPSYLVDKNLESAVKFIVRKFPAVETRNNNQQLAQLQKEKSEILKNLALYYFTFVDVMEFKDHVCELLNTIDACQVFFDITVNFDLTKNYLDLAVTYTTLMIILSRIEERKAIIGLYNYAHEMTHGASDREYPRLGQMIVDYENPLKKLMEEFVPHGKSLSDALTSLQMVYPRRNLSADQWRNAQLLSLISAPSTMLNPAQSDTMPCEYLSLDAMEKWIVFGFILCHAVLNSDAGALSLWKLALQSSTCLCLFRDEVFHIHKAAEDLFVNIRGYNKRINDIRECKEQALSHAGSMHRERRKFLRSALKELATVLADQPGLLGPKALFVFMALSFARDEIIWLLRHADNIQKKSTDDFIDKHIAELIFYMEELRAHVRKYGPVMQRYYVQYLSGFDAVVLNELVQNLSVCPEDESIIMSSFVNTMTSLSVKQVEDGEVFDFRGMRLDWFRLQAYTSVSKASLGIADHKELGKMMNTIIFHTKMVDSLVEMLVETSDLSIFCFYSRAFEKMFQQCLELPSQSRHSICFPLLCTHFMSCTHELCPEERHHIGDRSLSLCNMFLDEMAKQARNLITDICTEQCTLSDQLLPKHCAKTISQAVNKKSKKATGKKGEPEREKPGVESMRKTRLLVTNLDKLHTALSELCFSINYVPNLAVWEHTFTPREYLTSHLEIRFTKSIVGMTMYNQATQEIAKPSELLTSVRAYMTVLQSIENYVTIDITRVFNNVLLQQTQHLDSHGEPTITSLYTNWYLETLLRQVSNGHIAYFPAMKAFVNLPTENELTFNAEEYSDISEMRSLSELLGPYGMKFLSESLMWHISSQVAELKKLVMENMDVLTQMRTSFDKPDHMAALFKKLTSVDSVLKRMTIIGVILSFRSLAQEALRDVLSCHIPFLVSSVEDFKDHIPRETDMKVAMNVYELSSAAGLPCEIDPALVVALSSQKSDNISPEEEYKIACLLMVFVAVSLPTLASNVMSQYSPAIEGHCNNIHCLAKAINQIAAALFTIHKGSIEDRLKEFLALASSSLLKIGQETDKMTTRNRESVYLLLDMIVQESPFLTMDLLESCFPYVLLRNAYHAVYKQSISANA from the exons ATGTCTCGGGGAGTAATCCAGCCCAGCCAGCAGAAGCTGGCCGAAAAACTCACCATCCTCAACGACAGAGGCATCGGGATGCTGACCCGTGTTTACAATATCAAAAAG GCATGCGGAGACCCCAAGGCCAAGCCCTCCTACCTGGTGGACAAGAACCTGGAGTCTGCCGTGAAGTTCATCGTCAGGAAGTTTCCTGCGGTGGAGACGCGCAACAACAAC CAACAGTTGGCTCAGCTGCAGAAGGAGAAGTCGGAGATCCTGAAGAACTTGGCTCTCTACTACTTCACCTTTGTGGATGTCATGGAATTTAAG GACCACGTGTGTGAGCTGCTCAACACCATTGATGCCTGCCAAGTCTTCTTTGACATT ACGGTGAACTTTGACCTGACCAAGAACTACCTAGACCTGGCGGTGACGTACACGACACTCATGATCATACTGTCACGCATCGAGGAGAGGAAAGCCATCATCGGCCTGTACAACTACGCTCATGAGATGACGCACGGCGCCAG TGACCGCGAGTACCCCAGGCTCGGCCAGATGATTGTGGATTATGAGAACCCTCTGAAGAAGCTGATGGAAGAATTTGTCCCCCACGGGAAG TCTCTGTCCGACGCTTTGACCAGCCTTCAGATGGTCTACCCCAGAAGGAATCTTTCCGCCGACCAGTGGAGGAACGCCCAGCTACTCTCGCTCATCTCGGCTCCGTCCACCATGCTCAACCCCGCACAGTCAGATACC ATGCCCTGCGAATACTTGTCCCTGGACGCGATGGAGAAGTGGATAGTTT TCGGTTTCATTCTGTGTCACGCGGTGCTGAACAGCGACGCGGGAGCGTTGTCGCTGTGGAAGCTGGCGCTGCAGAGTTCCACCTGTCTTTGCCTCTTCAGGGACGAAGTCTTCCACATCCACAAGGCCGCCGAGGACCTTTTTGTCAACATCCGAGG GTACAACAAGCGCATCAATGACATCAGAGAGTGCAAGGAACAGGCCCTGTCTCACGC AGGCTCCATGCACCGAGAGCGCCGCAAGTTCCTTCGGTCCGCCCTCAAGGAGCTGGCCACCGTTTTGGCGGACCAGCCGGGCCTGCTGGGTCCAAAG GCCTTATTTGTCTTCATGGCATTGTCGTTCGCCCGAGACGAGATCATCTGGTTGCTCCGGCACGCCGACAACATCCAGAAGAAAAGCACGGATGATTTCATCGACAA ACACATTGCGGAGCTCATCTTCTACATGGAGGAGCTGCGAGCCCACGTGAGGAAGTACGGCCCTGTCATGCAGCGTTACTACGTGCAGTACTTGTCCGGCTTTGACGCCGTTGTACTCAACGAGCTGGTGCAG AACTTGTCCGTGTGTCCGGAGGATGAGTCCATTATCATGTCGTCTTTCGTCAACACGATGACCTCACTCAGTGTCAAACAAG TTGAGGACGGCGAGGTGTTTGACTTCAGAGGCATGAGGCTCGACTGGTTTCGACTGCAG GCTTACACCAGCGTGTCCAAGGCCAGTCTCGGTATCGCCGACCACAAAGAGCTGGGCAAAATGATGAACACTATCATCTTCCACACTAAAATGGTAGACTCGCTTGTGGAGATGCTGGTGGAGACCTCTGACCTCTCCATATTCTG TTTCTACAGTCGTGCGTTTGAGAAGATGTTCCAGCAGTGCTTGGAGCTTCCATCGCAGAGCCGCCACTCCATTTGCTTCCCTCTGCTTTGCACACACTTCATGTCCTGCACTCACGAGCTTTGTCCCGAGGAG CGGCACCACATAGGGGACCGCAGCCTGTCGCTGTGCAACATGTTTCTAGATGAGATGGCCAAACAAGCGCGAAACCTCATCACAGATATCTGCACTGAGCAGTGCACCCTCAGCGACCAG CTGCTTCCCAAACACTGCGCAAAGACCATCAGCCAGGCCGTtaacaaaaagagcaaaaagGCCACGGGGAAAAAGGGCGAGCCGGAACGAGAGAAACCCGGAGTGGAGAGCATGAGGAAGACCCGACTACTGGTCACCAA TCTGGACAAATTGCACACGGCGCTCTCGGAACTCTGCTTCTCCATCAACTACGTTCCGAACTTGGCGGTGTGGGAGCACACCTTCACGCCGAGAGAGTACCTCACCTCCCATCTGGAGATCCGCTTTACCAA GTCCATCGTGGGCATGACCATGTACAACCAGGCCACTCAGGAGATCGCCAAGCCCAGTGAGCTGCTGACCAGTGTGCGGGCCTACATGACGGTGCTGCAGTCCATCGAGAACTACGTCACCATCGACATCACGCGGGTCTTCAACAACGTCCTGCTGCAGCAGACGCAGCACCTGGACAGCCACGGCGAGCCCACCATCACCAGCCTGTACACCAACTG GTACCTGGAGACGTTGCTCCGGCAGGTCAGCAACGGACACATCGCATACTTTCCCGCCATGAAGGCCTTTGTCAATCTCCCCACAGAGAACGAGCTGACCTTCAACGCTGAAGAATACTCTGACATCTCAG AGATGCGCTCCCTGTCTGAGCTTCTGGGGCCATACGGCATGAAGTTCCTCAGCGAGAGCCTTATGTGGCACATCTCCTCGCAGGTGGCCGAGCTCAAG aAACTGGTGATGGAGAATATGGACGTGTTGACCCAGATGAGGACCAGCTTTGACAAACCCGACCACATGGCGGCGCTCTTCAAGAAGCTTACTT CCGTGGACAGCGTCCTAAAGAGGATGACTATCATCGGAGTCATCTTGTCATTCCGCTCCTTGGCCCAGGAAGCACTGAGAGAT GTGTTATCATGCCACATTCCCTTCTTGGTCAGCTCGGTGGAGGATTTCAAGGACCACATTCCCAGAGAGACAGACATGAAG GTGGCCATGAATGTCTATGAGCTATCTTCCGCCGCGGGTTTGCCCTGCGAGATCGACCCGGCCCTGGTGGTGGCGCTGTCTTCGCAAAAGAGTG ACAACATCAGCCCAGAGGAGGAGTACAAGATTGCGTGTCTGCTGATGGTGTTTGTGGCAGTTTCCCTGCCTACGCTGGCCAGCAATGTGATGTCACAGTACAGCCCCGCCATTGAAG GCCACTGTAACAATATCCACTGCCTGGCTAAAGCCATCAACCAGATCGCCGCCGCACTCTTCACCATCCACAAAGGAAGCATCGAggaccgcctcaaagagttcCTGGCT CTGGCCTCGTCCAGTCTTCTGAAGATTGGCCAGGAGACGGACAAGATGACGACGCGTAACAGAGAGTCGGTTTACCTGCTGCTGGACATG ATTGTGCAGGAGTCACCCTTCCTGACCATGGACTTGCTGGAATCCTGCTTCCCTTACGTGCTCCTGCGTAACGCCTACCACGCTGTGTACAAGCAGAGCATCAGCGCCAACGCataa
- the nckap1 gene encoding nck-associated protein 1 isoform X2 → MSRGVIQPSQQKLAEKLTILNDRGIGMLTRVYNIKKACGDPKAKPSYLVDKNLESAVKFIVRKFPAVETRNNNLAQLQKEKSEILKNLALYYFTFVDVMEFKDHVCELLNTIDACQVFFDITVNFDLTKNYLDLAVTYTTLMIILSRIEERKAIIGLYNYAHEMTHGASDREYPRLGQMIVDYENPLKKLMEEFVPHGKSLSDALTSLQMVYPRRNLSADQWRNAQLLSLISAPSTMLNPAQSDTMPCEYLSLDAMEKWIVFGFILCHAVLNSDAGALSLWKLALQSSTCLCLFRDEVFHIHKAAEDLFVNIRGYNKRINDIRECKEQALSHAGSMHRERRKFLRSALKELATVLADQPGLLGPKALFVFMALSFARDEIIWLLRHADNIQKKSTDDFIDKHIAELIFYMEELRAHVRKYGPVMQRYYVQYLSGFDAVVLNELVQNLSVCPEDESIIMSSFVNTMTSLSVKQVEDGEVFDFRGMRLDWFRLQAYTSVSKASLGIADHKELGKMMNTIIFHTKMVDSLVEMLVETSDLSIFCFYSRAFEKMFQQCLELPSQSRHSICFPLLCTHFMSCTHELCPEERHHIGDRSLSLCNMFLDEMAKQARNLITDICTEQCTLSDQLLPKHCAKTISQAVNKKSKKATGKKGEPEREKPGVESMRKTRLLVTNLDKLHTALSELCFSINYVPNLAVWEHTFTPREYLTSHLEIRFTKSIVGMTMYNQATQEIAKPSELLTSVRAYMTVLQSIENYVTIDITRVFNNVLLQQTQHLDSHGEPTITSLYTNWYLETLLRQVSNGHIAYFPAMKAFVNLPTENELTFNAEEYSDISEMRSLSELLGPYGMKFLSESLMWHISSQVAELKKLVMENMDVLTQMRTSFDKPDHMAALFKKLTSVDSVLKRMTIIGVILSFRSLAQEALRDVLSCHIPFLVSSVEDFKDHIPRETDMKVAMNVYELSSAAGLPCEIDPALVVALSSQKSDNISPEEEYKIACLLMVFVAVSLPTLASNVMSQYSPAIEGHCNNIHCLAKAINQIAAALFTIHKGSIEDRLKEFLALASSSLLKIGQETDKMTTRNRESVYLLLDMIVQESPFLTMDLLESCFPYVLLRNAYHAVYKQSISANA, encoded by the exons ATGTCTCGGGGAGTAATCCAGCCCAGCCAGCAGAAGCTGGCCGAAAAACTCACCATCCTCAACGACAGAGGCATCGGGATGCTGACCCGTGTTTACAATATCAAAAAG GCATGCGGAGACCCCAAGGCCAAGCCCTCCTACCTGGTGGACAAGAACCTGGAGTCTGCCGTGAAGTTCATCGTCAGGAAGTTTCCTGCGGTGGAGACGCGCAACAACAAC TTGGCTCAGCTGCAGAAGGAGAAGTCGGAGATCCTGAAGAACTTGGCTCTCTACTACTTCACCTTTGTGGATGTCATGGAATTTAAG GACCACGTGTGTGAGCTGCTCAACACCATTGATGCCTGCCAAGTCTTCTTTGACATT ACGGTGAACTTTGACCTGACCAAGAACTACCTAGACCTGGCGGTGACGTACACGACACTCATGATCATACTGTCACGCATCGAGGAGAGGAAAGCCATCATCGGCCTGTACAACTACGCTCATGAGATGACGCACGGCGCCAG TGACCGCGAGTACCCCAGGCTCGGCCAGATGATTGTGGATTATGAGAACCCTCTGAAGAAGCTGATGGAAGAATTTGTCCCCCACGGGAAG TCTCTGTCCGACGCTTTGACCAGCCTTCAGATGGTCTACCCCAGAAGGAATCTTTCCGCCGACCAGTGGAGGAACGCCCAGCTACTCTCGCTCATCTCGGCTCCGTCCACCATGCTCAACCCCGCACAGTCAGATACC ATGCCCTGCGAATACTTGTCCCTGGACGCGATGGAGAAGTGGATAGTTT TCGGTTTCATTCTGTGTCACGCGGTGCTGAACAGCGACGCGGGAGCGTTGTCGCTGTGGAAGCTGGCGCTGCAGAGTTCCACCTGTCTTTGCCTCTTCAGGGACGAAGTCTTCCACATCCACAAGGCCGCCGAGGACCTTTTTGTCAACATCCGAGG GTACAACAAGCGCATCAATGACATCAGAGAGTGCAAGGAACAGGCCCTGTCTCACGC AGGCTCCATGCACCGAGAGCGCCGCAAGTTCCTTCGGTCCGCCCTCAAGGAGCTGGCCACCGTTTTGGCGGACCAGCCGGGCCTGCTGGGTCCAAAG GCCTTATTTGTCTTCATGGCATTGTCGTTCGCCCGAGACGAGATCATCTGGTTGCTCCGGCACGCCGACAACATCCAGAAGAAAAGCACGGATGATTTCATCGACAA ACACATTGCGGAGCTCATCTTCTACATGGAGGAGCTGCGAGCCCACGTGAGGAAGTACGGCCCTGTCATGCAGCGTTACTACGTGCAGTACTTGTCCGGCTTTGACGCCGTTGTACTCAACGAGCTGGTGCAG AACTTGTCCGTGTGTCCGGAGGATGAGTCCATTATCATGTCGTCTTTCGTCAACACGATGACCTCACTCAGTGTCAAACAAG TTGAGGACGGCGAGGTGTTTGACTTCAGAGGCATGAGGCTCGACTGGTTTCGACTGCAG GCTTACACCAGCGTGTCCAAGGCCAGTCTCGGTATCGCCGACCACAAAGAGCTGGGCAAAATGATGAACACTATCATCTTCCACACTAAAATGGTAGACTCGCTTGTGGAGATGCTGGTGGAGACCTCTGACCTCTCCATATTCTG TTTCTACAGTCGTGCGTTTGAGAAGATGTTCCAGCAGTGCTTGGAGCTTCCATCGCAGAGCCGCCACTCCATTTGCTTCCCTCTGCTTTGCACACACTTCATGTCCTGCACTCACGAGCTTTGTCCCGAGGAG CGGCACCACATAGGGGACCGCAGCCTGTCGCTGTGCAACATGTTTCTAGATGAGATGGCCAAACAAGCGCGAAACCTCATCACAGATATCTGCACTGAGCAGTGCACCCTCAGCGACCAG CTGCTTCCCAAACACTGCGCAAAGACCATCAGCCAGGCCGTtaacaaaaagagcaaaaagGCCACGGGGAAAAAGGGCGAGCCGGAACGAGAGAAACCCGGAGTGGAGAGCATGAGGAAGACCCGACTACTGGTCACCAA TCTGGACAAATTGCACACGGCGCTCTCGGAACTCTGCTTCTCCATCAACTACGTTCCGAACTTGGCGGTGTGGGAGCACACCTTCACGCCGAGAGAGTACCTCACCTCCCATCTGGAGATCCGCTTTACCAA GTCCATCGTGGGCATGACCATGTACAACCAGGCCACTCAGGAGATCGCCAAGCCCAGTGAGCTGCTGACCAGTGTGCGGGCCTACATGACGGTGCTGCAGTCCATCGAGAACTACGTCACCATCGACATCACGCGGGTCTTCAACAACGTCCTGCTGCAGCAGACGCAGCACCTGGACAGCCACGGCGAGCCCACCATCACCAGCCTGTACACCAACTG GTACCTGGAGACGTTGCTCCGGCAGGTCAGCAACGGACACATCGCATACTTTCCCGCCATGAAGGCCTTTGTCAATCTCCCCACAGAGAACGAGCTGACCTTCAACGCTGAAGAATACTCTGACATCTCAG AGATGCGCTCCCTGTCTGAGCTTCTGGGGCCATACGGCATGAAGTTCCTCAGCGAGAGCCTTATGTGGCACATCTCCTCGCAGGTGGCCGAGCTCAAG aAACTGGTGATGGAGAATATGGACGTGTTGACCCAGATGAGGACCAGCTTTGACAAACCCGACCACATGGCGGCGCTCTTCAAGAAGCTTACTT CCGTGGACAGCGTCCTAAAGAGGATGACTATCATCGGAGTCATCTTGTCATTCCGCTCCTTGGCCCAGGAAGCACTGAGAGAT GTGTTATCATGCCACATTCCCTTCTTGGTCAGCTCGGTGGAGGATTTCAAGGACCACATTCCCAGAGAGACAGACATGAAG GTGGCCATGAATGTCTATGAGCTATCTTCCGCCGCGGGTTTGCCCTGCGAGATCGACCCGGCCCTGGTGGTGGCGCTGTCTTCGCAAAAGAGTG ACAACATCAGCCCAGAGGAGGAGTACAAGATTGCGTGTCTGCTGATGGTGTTTGTGGCAGTTTCCCTGCCTACGCTGGCCAGCAATGTGATGTCACAGTACAGCCCCGCCATTGAAG GCCACTGTAACAATATCCACTGCCTGGCTAAAGCCATCAACCAGATCGCCGCCGCACTCTTCACCATCCACAAAGGAAGCATCGAggaccgcctcaaagagttcCTGGCT CTGGCCTCGTCCAGTCTTCTGAAGATTGGCCAGGAGACGGACAAGATGACGACGCGTAACAGAGAGTCGGTTTACCTGCTGCTGGACATG ATTGTGCAGGAGTCACCCTTCCTGACCATGGACTTGCTGGAATCCTGCTTCCCTTACGTGCTCCTGCGTAACGCCTACCACGCTGTGTACAAGCAGAGCATCAGCGCCAACGCataa